One Cryptomeria japonica unplaced genomic scaffold, Sugi_1.0 HiC_scaffold_17, whole genome shotgun sequence genomic window, AAATAAAAATTAACCTATAAAAATAATACATTATACACAAAAATAAAATTCTTGGAAATTTCTTTGTCTCTACTGCGGGCTCATCAGTGTTCAAGTCAATTTGGAAGGCGTGGGAGAGTGTTAGGCATAACATGTCTAACAATTGGGTCAACAGGGATGATCTCATTTGTGGGGaaaggtctatatggtggaattTATTTCATAATGGTAAGCCCCTTGCCCTCACTCAAGGCTACTAAGCCAGAAGTTGGGCTAACAGAGGTATTTGTTGTTTTAAAGATACTTGGTTAAATGATTATCTGATCTCTCAGGATGATCTCTCCGGTAAGTATCATCTTCCTGCTTCCAATAAGAGAACTTATAATATAATGTTTAATGCTTGTGTTGCCTTGCAGCTCCCCAGAAGTTGTGTAACTATTGAAAACAAGTTTGTTGGCCTCTCTTGGTGTGACGACACTAAGTTATGTAAGTTGAATTCTATCTTTGTTTATAACTCTCATATGtataatgattgaattcttaatcacATTAACTCTCTTTAGTATAGTGACTTGATGCCCATGCAATGAGGTAAGCTGTTTAAATCGATATGGAACAGGTCGATTTCTCCCAAAAAAAAGATTTTTAGATGGTTACTACTTACTGATAAGCTTCCTATCAGATTTGACCATATTAGAGATGTGCTTTGTACCATATGTAAAGTTACTGAAACTACTAGGCATATTTTCTTTGACTGTATTGTTGCTAAGGAAATCTGGCTAATGTTTGGTTTCTCATTCCCATTGCATGTTACTCTTCTTGATATTGTTACCGGTTATATTAAAGGCATTAAAAAAGACAACAATTTATTCTATAATTTTTTATCATGTGAAATTCTTTGGTGTATATGGAAGATAAGAAATGAAGATAGGTTtcaaggaaaagagagggtccttactgagtcttttcgtagACACACACATTATTTTGTCTCTTCTCAGGTGGACTTAGTGATTCGGTTGAACAAGGAGAAGTTTCAGAGATTTTTGAGCGATGGCCAAACCAGGATCTGTGTACATGAGCTCTCTCACGGCTACACATGGCATAGGCTCAATATTGAAGGTACAACCTTTGTCAGTGCCCTAGATGCCCTTTTGGAGGAAAGCAGAGGCAATAGAGCCCTGATTCGCCAGCAGATGATATACTCAGCCTAGATGAGAGATGACCAGAGGCTAGTCTGGATGGAAGGCCCCATGGGTTGGGTTGCATGGATGTAATCTTTCAGTCATTGTACATAGTATCATATTTTTGTATCTAATGAGATATATAGCACTTATCAGTCCTTCACAGTTAGGGATCTAGGAGGGTCAAACATTAACAATCCATTATAGTAGCATGAGTTTTTGAGGCCGACAAGGCTATAAAACTTTCAGATTTGTACTTTTGTTTTGTTACTCTataatcaatataaaaaaaaaaattctaatgcaTCATATTTAAAATATTACCTAATATACAATTGGTAAATAAAAATATTGTATCTTCTAATGTAGTAATTGAACTATACTCTAACATATTAGATTACATATAGTTTTTTGTTGACGCAATCATTGAACCTCCTTATAGCATAGGTGCTAACATTAATGTGCAATGTTAAAAGACAAAGAATGACAATTTTTGTGTTGATATCACTCAAAGCTACACTAGAATCCTATCCTTTTACACCACAACTTAGGAAGCAACTCAACATAAAAGGGTACTACAACTATGACAAGATGTTACTAGTATTAGAGAGGTTATTTAAGCTTCTATACTCTCTCAAGTCCAAGTCTAGTAGCTATGAAAGCTTGTCAATGGTATTAGGAAGGTTATTTAGTTTATAGTGCCATTTTATTCCAATGTGTAGGaataaacaataaacaagaaaAGAACTCATGTTAGGTTTATATGAAATAGTAAAAGAATTTTGGGGATCACATTCTACACAAAACTGAAATTGTTACAAAGCATTCTTTCAATTGATTATAACTAAATATGTTATGTAAAATAGAAATGAATTACAAAAGATAATATTGCATACACATAATGATATTTAAAGCAACacattttaaatattatatgatatataaAAACTGATAAATAATAAAAAAGTTTTAATGTAATAATCAAATTGTACTCTCTACTGACTTAGATATGGTTTTCTATCTGTCTAATCACCACACCTCTTTCGGGTGCATGTACTAGTTTTACAGCACAGGTTAGATAAAAAATACTGCAGCTGTGGTAGGTTGTTAATGGTATCATGGAGGTTATTTAATCTTCTACAGCCTCTTAAGTCTAAGTGTAGTAGCCGTGAAAGGTTCCCAATAGTATTAGGAAGGTTATTCAATGTATAGCACCATTTCAAATCCAAGTGTTGCAACTGTGATAGATTGCCAATAGTATTGGGGAGGTTATTTAACCTATAACACCCTCTCAAATTGAAGTGCTGCAGCTGTGACAGGTTCCCAATAGTATCAGGGAGGTTAGTTAACTTGTCACATCCTTCCAAGTCCAATTGCTGCAGCTGTGACAGATTACCAATGGTATCAGGTAGGTTACTTAACCTATAACACCATTCCAAGTTCAAATATTGCAGCTTTGACAGGTTGCCAATGGTATTAGGGAGGCTATTTAATCTTCTACACCCTCTCAAATTCAAGTGCAGTAGGCCTGAGAGGTTGCCGATAGAATCGGGCAGAGTTTCTAAGCTTTTAGATTTTTCTATGTTCAAGTGCTGCAGCTGCTCTATGTTAGGAAATGAAAATAGCGAGGAGATAAAAAGGCTGTTGATATCTTTTAGTTGCATAATCTTCAATTGCCTATGGTGACCCACAAATCTGGAATGACGTGGCTTCCTTACTgcttcaaagatcttctctattGGCCCCTTCTTTCCAGTGGCAATGGGACAATGTTCCAACCGTAACCATATCAGGCTTGGTGGAAGCACAGCTAGAGTGTCTTCTTTCATGCCTTCGATGGTCACATTACGCAAATGAAGATAACGAAGACCAGGTCTGCAGAGCACTTTAAACCTTTGTGGATTGCCTCCTTTGAGCCGAAGGCGAGAGAAATTGATGTCGGATACGGTATTCAAATGGGCAGCCTCCCAAAGTCGGGTGCCCACTTTTTCTTTTTCTGCAATTGTCTGCCCCATATCTCGCAAATGATCATGCATCTCAAATATTCCTTTGTTGTCAATCTTTATCAATAACTTCATTGAAAGATTGGATACGGCAGTGTCTACCATCTTGTACAAAGATTTCCAGAAAACAATTGGACAACTTTTGTGCTCGCCAATAAAGAAACAAGCAATATCCACAAATATTTCTTGTTCCTCATCGGTGAGAGCACTATAACTGATTTTGAGTCTTTCGTGAATGTCTGGGTTGAGAGTAATGTTGTTTAAAGCTTCCTTCCAGCAACCTATGTCATCCTGCTTATCATACAAGAAAGACCCAATCACTTCCAGTGAAAGAGGATGCCCCTTACAAGCTTTCACTATTCTTCTGGACAGATATTCGAAATTGGGAGTTGGAGATGCTCTGAGAAACGCGTGTCAACTAAACAAGTGGAGACTTTCATTTATGTCCAATCCAATCATGTCGTGAATGCATTCAGATGAGATCCCAGCAACGTTGAGAATGTGTTTGTCTCTGGACGTTATAATAACTCTACTGCCAGGGGCCAACCAATCCCCGACCAAAGCTTTCAACTGTATGGCAGCATCCACATCATCCAAGATAAGTAGAACACGCTTTCTTCGCAGACGTTCTCTGAATAAAAATATGCCCTCGTCAACACTATCCACTTCATCACCATATTTGGATGTATCTTTGAGGACTTTTTTCTGTAATTTTGTAAGTCCCGTAGTCTCTGCAACAGTGTCGCGGACATTAATTACAAATGAAGCAGCTTCAAAATCACCATAAATTTGATTGTACACAGCCTTGACAGCTGTGGTCTTGCCTATACCACCGATACCCCATATTCCAATTTTAAGCACATCATTGACTGAATTGAGATTTAATTTCTGAATGAGAGAATTCTTGGCGCTGTCTAATCCGACTGGATGCTTGGCAACTTCTAACGGCACTCTGTCCAGTGTCATGATCAGGTCATTCACCACTGTCTTTACAGCTGCAATGGTCAAAATAGGTCAGTAGAATTCTATATTCAAAGGAACTTGTCCCTTCATATTTTATATGTTTGTCTTGTAATATTACTTTTTCTTCTTACCTGTTGTAGTAGTGTTATCTTGGTAATCGTGTATGAGTGGAAA contains:
- the LOC131075879 gene encoding disease resistance protein RUN1 isoform X3, which translates into the protein MTLDRVPLEVAKHPVGLDSAKNSLIQKLNLNSVNDVLKIGIWGIGGIGKTTAVKAVYNQIYGDFEAASFVINVRDTVAETTGLTKLQKKVLKDTSKYGDEVDSVDEGIFLFRERLRRKRVLLILDDVDAAIQLKALVGDWLAPGSRVIITSRDKHILNVAGISSECIHDMIGLDINESLHLFS